Proteins encoded together in one Quercus lobata isolate SW786 chromosome 3, ValleyOak3.0 Primary Assembly, whole genome shotgun sequence window:
- the LOC115980794 gene encoding uncharacterized protein LOC115980794, protein MDTAMGALLAQYLEESRKENAIYYISKKMLAYEEKYSPFEKTCVSLVWATRKLRLYMLVFKVLLIARMDQLKYLMEKPVQDGKIAKWVLLLLEFDIKYVTYKFVKGIAIANHLAHCSPKEAEEIQGDFPDEDIMGIEVESWKILIEQLIKMEAALELRISPKGKHIPFFDRLNFPTTNNATEYEVCIMGLQAALGLGVKELEVYDDLALIISQIHNRWKIKEERLMSYHECLQK, encoded by the coding sequence ATGGATACAGCAATGGGGGCTTTGCTTGCTCAATACCTAGAGGAGTCTAGGAAGGAGAATGCAATTTACTACATTAGCAAGAAGATGTTGGCTTATGAAGAGAAGTATTCACCATTTGAGAAGACATGTGTATCACTTGTATGGGCAACCCGAAAACTCAGACTTTATATGCTTGTGTTCAAGGTCTTATTGATTGCAAGAATGGACCAATTGAAATATCTAATGGAGAAACCTGTGCAAGATGGGAAGATAGCTAAATGGGTTTTGCTTCTATtagaatttgatattaaatatgtgACTTATAAGTTTGTGAAGGGGATAGCAATTGCTAATCATTTAGCCCATTGTTCACCTAAAGAAGCTGAAGAAATCCAAGGAGACTTTCCGGATGAGGATATCATGGGGATTGAAGTAGAATCATGGAAGATTTTGATAGAGCAATTAATCAAAATGGAAGCGGCATTGGAACTCCGAATTTCTCCAAAAGGGAAACACATCCCATTCTTTGATAGGCTTAACTTTCCTACCACTAATAATGCCACTGAATATGAAGTTTGCATTATGGGCTTACAAGCAGCCCTAGGTCTTGGAGTGAAAGAGTTGGAAGTATACGATGACTTAGCCTTGATAATTTCTCAAATTCACAATAGatggaagatcaaagaagaaaggCTAATGTCTTATCATGAATGTCTTCAGAAGTAG